A part of Paenarthrobacter sp. A20 genomic DNA contains:
- a CDS encoding VOC family protein, which translates to MDWKLELVFVPVSDVDRAKDFYVNKVGFNADFDERPMDGIRFVQLTPPGSACSIAIGEGLSDAPPGTAPSLQVVVADINKAHEQLKANGVDVSDIDIQDWGHFVYFADPDGNKWAVQYLPQRPNG; encoded by the coding sequence ATGGACTGGAAACTTGAACTGGTATTTGTCCCTGTCTCCGACGTCGATCGCGCGAAGGACTTCTACGTCAACAAGGTTGGTTTCAACGCCGATTTCGATGAGCGTCCCATGGACGGAATCCGTTTCGTGCAACTGACTCCTCCGGGTTCGGCGTGTTCCATCGCCATCGGGGAGGGGCTCAGCGATGCCCCTCCCGGTACAGCCCCCAGCCTCCAAGTGGTGGTGGCGGACATCAACAAAGCGCACGAGCAACTCAAGGCCAATGGTGTGGACGTGAGCGACATCGACATCCAGGACTGGGGCCACTTCGTCTACTTCGCTGATCCTGACGGCAACAAGTGGGCGGTGCAGTACCTCCCGCAGCGGCCCAACGGCTAA
- a CDS encoding HAD-IA family hydrolase: MSHPAAPVLTVRAVLFDMDGTLVDSTAVVEQVWLEFAERYGLDFNEILRTSHGVQAGDTVRRYAPAGADFAALTAELGEMERSRTDGVIALPGAEALLAGLPDDAIALVTSADRILADIRMQAAGLTMPSTAVTAESVTHGKPHPEGYLKAAALLGADPADVVVFEDAPAGIAAACAAGMRTVVVGKAAARHNAELEPGMWRIPDYSAVTVTAVKDDDGGHLLTLTL, encoded by the coding sequence ATGAGCCATCCTGCCGCACCCGTGCTGACTGTCCGCGCCGTCCTCTTCGACATGGACGGAACACTGGTGGACTCGACGGCGGTGGTCGAGCAGGTGTGGCTTGAGTTCGCCGAGCGTTACGGCTTGGATTTCAACGAAATCCTGCGCACGTCCCACGGTGTCCAAGCCGGCGACACAGTGCGCCGCTACGCTCCCGCGGGAGCCGACTTCGCAGCGCTGACGGCCGAACTTGGCGAGATGGAGCGTTCCCGGACGGACGGTGTGATCGCGCTTCCCGGTGCCGAAGCATTGCTGGCCGGCCTTCCTGATGATGCCATCGCCTTGGTCACCTCAGCAGACCGCATCCTTGCCGATATCCGCATGCAGGCGGCCGGGCTCACCATGCCATCCACTGCCGTGACTGCAGAGTCCGTCACCCATGGCAAGCCGCATCCGGAGGGCTATCTCAAGGCGGCGGCGCTCCTGGGAGCCGACCCGGCCGACGTCGTGGTTTTCGAAGACGCGCCTGCCGGGATCGCTGCTGCGTGCGCCGCGGGGATGCGGACTGTTGTGGTGGGCAAGGCCGCTGCCAGGCACAATGCGGAGCTGGAGCCGGGCATGTGGCGGATTCCGGACTACTCGGCCGTGACGGTCACCGCTGTGAAGGACGACGACGGCGGGCACCTCCTCACGCTGACCCTCTAG
- a CDS encoding aminotransferase class V-fold PLP-dependent enzyme yields MSAMPEAYGAALERAMAHAGDWLASVPTRSVRPSSDADQVAKSILSRLPEEATDAAEVVDELAALAEPGLMAIQSGRFFGWVMGGTLPAAMAADWLVSAWDQNAGLRFATPAAAAIEESAAAWLLDLLHLPASADVGFTTGATTANFVGLAAGRQYLMDEAGWDLEALGLTGAPRITTFAGRERHAAVDLALRYLGLGACVPVDADEEGRILPDALAEAMDQQPGPSLVCLQAGNLHSGAFDPMEEAIAVAHDREAWVHVDGAFGLWAAVSPTLRARLAGVEEADSWATDAHKTLNVPYDCGLAIVARPEALRRAFSVHTSYLIATDAGPGDPFEKVPEMSRRARGIPVWAALRQLGRNGVISMVERLAANARALAEGLAAIPGVEVLNDVVFTQVSVSFGSDDRTHRVTQRLMAEGAVWMSGSSWRGREILRISVSNWTTDAGDVAASIAAVRGAVQAEPES; encoded by the coding sequence ATGTCTGCGATGCCGGAGGCGTACGGTGCTGCACTGGAGCGGGCCATGGCCCACGCCGGTGACTGGCTTGCGTCGGTCCCAACACGTTCAGTCCGTCCGTCCTCCGATGCCGATCAGGTAGCCAAGAGCATCCTGTCGCGTTTGCCGGAGGAAGCCACCGATGCCGCCGAGGTAGTTGACGAGCTCGCCGCTCTGGCTGAGCCAGGCCTGATGGCGATCCAGTCCGGACGGTTCTTTGGGTGGGTCATGGGCGGAACCCTGCCCGCAGCCATGGCCGCAGATTGGCTTGTTTCGGCGTGGGACCAGAATGCGGGGCTTCGATTCGCCACACCGGCGGCCGCCGCCATCGAGGAATCAGCGGCCGCGTGGCTGCTGGACCTTCTCCACCTTCCGGCAAGTGCCGACGTCGGATTCACCACAGGCGCCACCACCGCTAATTTCGTGGGGCTGGCGGCAGGGCGGCAGTATCTGATGGACGAGGCGGGCTGGGACTTGGAGGCCCTGGGGCTGACCGGCGCCCCTCGCATCACTACCTTTGCAGGCAGGGAGCGCCACGCTGCAGTGGATCTGGCGTTGCGGTATCTCGGCTTGGGGGCGTGCGTCCCCGTAGACGCCGACGAGGAAGGACGCATTCTCCCCGACGCGCTTGCCGAGGCCATGGACCAGCAACCCGGACCGTCGCTGGTCTGCCTGCAGGCGGGCAACCTGCATTCCGGCGCCTTTGATCCCATGGAGGAAGCCATAGCCGTGGCCCATGATCGTGAAGCCTGGGTGCACGTGGATGGTGCCTTCGGTTTGTGGGCGGCCGTCAGCCCGACGCTGCGGGCCCGCCTGGCCGGAGTGGAAGAAGCAGATTCCTGGGCCACGGATGCCCATAAGACCTTGAACGTCCCCTATGACTGTGGTTTGGCAATCGTCGCCCGCCCGGAAGCTTTGAGGCGTGCTTTCAGTGTCCACACGAGTTACCTCATTGCCACGGATGCCGGACCGGGGGATCCTTTCGAGAAAGTGCCTGAGATGTCCCGCCGTGCCCGGGGTATCCCTGTATGGGCAGCCCTGAGGCAACTGGGCCGCAACGGGGTGATCTCCATGGTGGAGCGGCTCGCTGCAAATGCCCGTGCCTTGGCCGAAGGACTCGCCGCGATCCCGGGAGTCGAAGTGCTCAACGACGTCGTGTTCACGCAGGTCTCGGTGAGCTTCGGCAGTGATGACCGGACACACCGTGTCACGCAACGGTTGATGGCCGAGGGCGCGGTGTGGATGTCCGGGTCCTCGTGGCGTGGACGTGAAATCCTCAGGATTTCGGTGAGCAACTGGACCACGGACGCAGGGGATGTTGCTGCGTCCATCGCCGCGGTTCGCGGCGCGGTGCAGGCTGAACCGGAGTCCTAG
- a CDS encoding glycosyltransferase, which produces MTLTDPSTSAPPRRFHSARFGGAALSTTQQGLAQAGPQTRCSPIDTRAAVPVLDVTLPVFNEEDRLEQNLRRLHGHLADSFPHTFRITVADNCSTDNTLRIAERLARELPELRVVRFQQRGRGNTLRHVWQFSPSPMLAYMEADLSTDLSALAPLLAPLLSGHSDLAVGTRLARSSQVARSPHRGFISRSYNFLLHVVLGARFSDAQCGFKAVRADVAHRILPHTTDDGWFFDTELLVIAERCGLRVHEVPVDWTDDPTSSVDVVRTALADLRGVARLGRDLGRGRVPFRELRRDIGRMPPPTAASAVTGLVGRLVGWAAVSAAVVFVVLHAAHVVG; this is translated from the coding sequence ATGACGCTCACAGACCCATCTACCAGCGCTCCACCACGACGGTTCCACTCGGCGCGCTTCGGTGGCGCGGCGTTAAGCACCACACAGCAGGGCCTTGCCCAAGCGGGGCCACAAACCCGATGCTCCCCCATTGACACCCGCGCTGCCGTCCCGGTCCTGGACGTCACCCTTCCCGTGTTCAATGAGGAAGACCGCCTGGAACAGAACCTGCGCAGGCTGCACGGACACCTTGCAGACTCCTTTCCGCATACCTTCCGGATCACGGTGGCGGACAACTGCAGCACAGACAACACCCTGAGGATCGCCGAGCGCTTGGCCCGTGAACTGCCTGAACTGAGAGTGGTTCGATTCCAGCAAAGGGGTCGCGGGAACACACTCCGCCACGTCTGGCAGTTCTCGCCATCACCCATGCTCGCCTACATGGAAGCAGACCTTTCCACGGACTTGTCGGCCCTCGCTCCCCTTCTGGCACCGCTGCTCTCGGGCCATTCGGATCTCGCCGTCGGCACGCGGCTGGCACGGAGCTCGCAGGTGGCCCGCAGTCCCCACCGCGGATTCATCTCCCGCAGCTACAACTTCCTGCTGCACGTGGTTCTTGGGGCACGCTTTTCCGACGCCCAGTGTGGGTTCAAGGCCGTCCGCGCCGACGTCGCGCACCGCATCCTTCCACACACGACGGACGACGGCTGGTTCTTCGACACCGAACTCCTGGTGATCGCCGAACGCTGTGGTTTGCGCGTTCACGAAGTCCCCGTTGACTGGACCGACGATCCCACCTCAAGTGTCGACGTCGTACGCACCGCGCTTGCCGACCTGCGCGGCGTAGCGCGCCTGGGACGCGATCTTGGCAGGGGGCGGGTTCCTTTCAGGGAGCTCCGCCGGGACATCGGCCGCATGCCTCCACCCACGGCGGCGTCCGCGGTGACAGGGCTGGTGGGACGTTTAGTTGGCTGGGCCGCGGTGTCCGCTGCCGTGGTGTTCGTCGTCCTCCACGCGGCCCACGTGGTGGGCTAG
- a CDS encoding HAMP domain-containing sensor histidine kinase yields MSTLSGVARTSGRSWLNPSTWHLRTRLVLVAMALLVAICGAVGVVSYASMDMVFNRQLDRQLEQASSRANDFGRPPSNFPGSGRPDPLEARGQAAGTLNARIDGSTVSSSGLIDAKGNRVSLSTDDEQVLLALPKNSDPADRSLSNGDYRLVAVETAYGDVIVTGLPLADKQSAEASLVWTMVLVSLGGLVIIGLAGTVIIRRTMRPLEQLSEVATKVSRLPLDAGEVALAVRVPPSAAHPGTEVGSVGHALNQMLNNVSNALEARQESETKVRQFVADASHELRTPLTAIRGYTELLRMTENFTDDGRKSLSRVQSQSERMTTLVEDLLLLARLDEGQPVKVTDVDLTQLVIETVSDEKVMAPDHIWQLQLPDEPVTVRGDATQLHQVLANLLSNARKHTDSGTTVVTGVMLSADGSAVVTVTDNGPGIPEDFQGRIFSRFARADAARSGSEGTSGLGLSIVESIVEAHGGTVEVTSRPGRTEFALRLPAVANEQM; encoded by the coding sequence TTGAGCACACTTTCAGGAGTGGCCAGGACGTCCGGTCGCAGCTGGCTCAACCCCTCCACCTGGCACTTGCGCACGCGGCTGGTCCTGGTGGCCATGGCCCTGCTGGTCGCCATCTGCGGGGCAGTGGGCGTGGTGAGCTACGCCTCCATGGACATGGTGTTCAACAGGCAGCTCGACAGGCAGCTGGAGCAGGCGTCCAGCCGCGCGAATGACTTCGGCAGGCCGCCGTCGAACTTTCCTGGATCCGGAAGGCCTGACCCGCTGGAGGCTCGCGGGCAGGCCGCTGGGACACTGAACGCCCGGATCGACGGCTCAACTGTGAGCAGCTCGGGCCTGATCGATGCCAAGGGCAATCGTGTGTCGCTCTCTACGGACGACGAGCAAGTACTGTTGGCCCTCCCCAAGAACAGTGATCCGGCGGACCGATCCCTCTCCAACGGGGACTACCGGCTGGTGGCTGTCGAGACCGCCTATGGCGATGTGATCGTCACGGGCCTGCCGCTCGCGGACAAGCAAAGCGCCGAGGCCTCACTGGTGTGGACCATGGTGCTGGTTTCCCTGGGCGGTCTGGTCATCATCGGCCTCGCGGGAACAGTGATCATCCGGCGGACCATGCGGCCGTTGGAGCAGCTCTCCGAGGTAGCCACCAAAGTTTCGCGCCTTCCCCTCGACGCCGGTGAGGTGGCACTTGCTGTGCGCGTACCGCCGTCGGCCGCCCATCCCGGAACGGAAGTCGGCAGCGTTGGCCATGCCCTCAACCAGATGCTGAACAACGTCTCCAATGCCCTGGAAGCGCGCCAGGAAAGCGAGACCAAAGTGCGCCAGTTCGTCGCGGACGCGTCGCACGAACTCCGAACGCCGCTGACGGCCATCCGCGGTTACACCGAGCTGCTGAGGATGACCGAGAACTTCACCGATGACGGCCGAAAGTCGCTGTCACGCGTCCAGAGCCAGTCCGAACGGATGACCACCCTGGTGGAGGATCTGCTGCTCCTTGCCAGGCTGGATGAAGGCCAGCCGGTCAAGGTCACGGACGTGGACCTCACCCAGTTGGTGATCGAAACTGTCAGCGATGAGAAAGTCATGGCACCGGACCACATCTGGCAACTTCAACTGCCTGATGAGCCCGTCACGGTCCGGGGTGACGCTACGCAGCTGCACCAGGTCCTTGCCAATCTTCTCTCCAATGCCCGTAAACATACCGACTCCGGCACCACGGTGGTCACCGGCGTCATGCTCTCTGCCGATGGCAGCGCTGTGGTGACCGTGACGGACAACGGGCCCGGCATTCCAGAGGATTTCCAGGGCCGGATCTTCTCCCGCTTTGCCCGCGCCGATGCCGCGCGATCGGGGTCTGAGGGCACCTCCGGACTGGGCCTGTCGATCGTTGAATCCATCGTGGAAGCGCACGGCGGCACCGTGGAAGTGACCTCACGGCCGGGGCGCACGGAATTCGCCCTTCGACTCCCCGCTGTCGCCAACGAACAGATGTAA